The following coding sequences lie in one Polynucleobacter sp. HIN7 genomic window:
- a CDS encoding SDR family NAD(P)-dependent oxidoreductase: MLLKDKVAIVTGANRGIGFSIARTFLQNGAKVIACIRSLEAQQEDLQTKLDPDGVHNLQLVYLDLSKEQVIKSAIKVIMTTNHKIDILVNNAGIASGGLFQMTTMNELRRLFEINFFGQLLLTQGIVRLMQRHKEGSIINISSTAACIADPGTLGYGSSKAAFVRASQSMATEFGNSGIRVNAIAPGLTRTDMFDQMTPAAREKLINSSSLKRAAEPQDIANAALFLASNLSTFVTGQILRVDGGIF, translated from the coding sequence ATGTTGTTAAAAGATAAAGTGGCGATTGTGACTGGCGCAAATAGAGGAATTGGCTTTTCAATTGCTCGCACTTTTCTACAGAATGGCGCAAAGGTGATTGCATGCATTAGGTCTTTAGAAGCACAGCAGGAAGATTTGCAGACAAAACTCGATCCAGATGGGGTTCATAATCTTCAGTTAGTGTATTTGGACTTAAGTAAAGAGCAAGTGATTAAGTCAGCAATCAAGGTGATTATGACTACAAATCACAAAATAGACATTTTGGTGAATAACGCAGGAATTGCGAGCGGTGGATTATTCCAAATGACAACAATGAATGAGTTGCGTCGACTCTTCGAAATTAATTTTTTTGGGCAATTACTTTTAACGCAAGGGATTGTCAGACTTATGCAGCGTCATAAGGAAGGAAGCATTATCAATATCTCCTCAACAGCAGCCTGCATTGCCGATCCTGGAACACTAGGTTATGGATCTAGTAAAGCAGCTTTTGTTCGAGCATCTCAGAGTATGGCAACTGAATTCGGTAATAGCGGTATTCGAGTTAATGCAATCGCACCAGGTTTAACTAGAACAGACATGTTTGATCAAATGACGCCTGCGGCTAGGGAAAAATTGATTAATTCTTCCTCACTCAAGCGTGCAGCAGAGCCTCAAGACATTGCAAATGCGGCATTATTCTTGGCATCAAATTTATCTACATTTGTAACAGGTCAAATATTAAGAGTTGATGGAGGAATTTTTTGA
- a CDS encoding transketolase encodes MDKMSYSEIVDMAKLMRLKMLEISYNCASSTHLGGGLSMTEMMACLYARILRHDKKNPRWEGRDRFILSKGHGVLGYFSALVSAGIISDEIYNTFQTNESDLIAHPVMNLNLSIESSNGSLGQGLSMAVGIALAAKKKNAAFTTYVLMGDGECNEGSVWEAVMSAGQLHLDNLVAMVDYNKFQSDGVADQIMNLGDLANKFRAFGWDAHDIDGHNIIELVNSLEAPKVEGKPRVIVANTIKGKGVSFMEGNNEWHHNRLTKANFDLAVAEVSNSAITLER; translated from the coding sequence ATGGACAAAATGTCATACTCTGAAATTGTTGATATGGCCAAATTGATGCGCCTTAAAATGCTAGAGATTAGCTACAACTGTGCCTCAAGCACTCATCTCGGTGGGGGACTTTCAATGACTGAAATGATGGCTTGTTTATATGCTCGCATTTTACGTCATGATAAGAAAAATCCACGTTGGGAAGGGAGGGATAGGTTTATATTAAGCAAGGGTCATGGTGTTCTTGGATATTTTTCTGCCCTTGTTTCCGCTGGAATAATTTCCGACGAGATCTATAATACTTTCCAAACAAATGAGAGTGACTTGATTGCGCATCCTGTAATGAATTTGAATTTGAGTATTGAGTCATCAAATGGGAGTCTTGGGCAGGGCCTTTCAATGGCTGTCGGGATTGCATTGGCTGCGAAAAAGAAAAATGCCGCTTTTACTACTTATGTATTAATGGGGGATGGCGAGTGTAATGAGGGCTCAGTTTGGGAAGCCGTGATGTCAGCCGGTCAATTACATTTGGATAATCTTGTGGCCATGGTTGATTACAATAAGTTTCAAAGTGATGGAGTGGCTGATCAAATCATGAATTTGGGAGATCTTGCCAATAAGTTTCGTGCATTCGGTTGGGATGCACACGATATTGATGGACATAATATTATAGAGCTTGTTAATTCTTTAGAGGCGCCAAAAGTAGAGGGTAAGCCCAGGGTTATAGTTGCCAATACTATAAAAGGTAAAGGCGTGTCTTTTATGGAGGGCAATAACGAATGGCATCACAATCGCCTAACAAAGGCAAATTTTGATTTAGCTGTTGCAGAGGTAAGTAACTCTGCTATAACTCTGGAGAGGTAA
- a CDS encoding GMC family oxidoreductase, producing the protein MIREVDVIVIGSGASGAAAAWSLSRNNSWRIVCIEQGKQANPSDYPSTRMDWELDRLDTFSSNPSVRKSTSDYPIDDSNSPISIANFNGYGGSTILYSAHFPRFHPSDFRTRSLDGVAEDWPLTYSELEPFFSENEKMMGVAGLVGDPAYPDYSSLLPPVPLGSIGRALAHGFNSLGWHWWPSYAAINTDKHGNRGACINLGPCNTGCAQGAKSSVDVTYLPAARLQGVNILTECRVLEIILNPKGLAEGVLYADASGSQHLLRARVVIVACSGIGTPRLLLNSKSTAFPDGLINDTGLVGRNLMLHPLAYVEGVFDVDMRSSIGPHGCCILSQQFYETDISRDFQRGYTMQVLRGAPPLETAITGYFMRHIPIGPDHHKIFTSVFNRTAGIAVISEDLPELHNRIELDLEHSDSSGMPGVKVYYALGENTKKMLKHGIDMSKRVLEASGAKVISAFAPVKHTGWHLMGTVRMGDDPKVSVVNKYGQAHAVKNIFVVDSSIFVTSGAVNPVATAQALTLHACEYLNKNLESLVG; encoded by the coding sequence ATGATAAGAGAGGTTGATGTCATAGTAATTGGCTCTGGCGCAAGTGGTGCTGCTGCTGCATGGAGCCTTAGTCGAAATAATTCATGGCGTATAGTTTGTATAGAGCAAGGAAAGCAAGCGAACCCTTCAGATTACCCATCAACTCGCATGGATTGGGAGCTTGATCGTTTAGATACGTTTAGTTCAAATCCCAGTGTTCGTAAAAGTACCTCAGATTACCCTATCGATGACTCAAATTCACCGATTTCTATTGCTAATTTTAATGGTTATGGCGGCAGTACTATTTTGTATTCTGCTCACTTCCCGCGCTTCCACCCTTCTGATTTTCGAACTCGTTCTTTAGATGGCGTCGCTGAAGATTGGCCTTTGACTTATTCTGAATTGGAACCTTTTTTTTCAGAAAATGAAAAAATGATGGGTGTTGCTGGCTTGGTTGGAGATCCTGCATATCCAGATTATTCATCGTTGCTTCCCCCTGTGCCATTGGGGTCAATCGGGCGAGCTCTGGCCCATGGTTTTAATAGCCTCGGCTGGCATTGGTGGCCCTCATATGCGGCAATTAATACAGACAAGCATGGAAATCGCGGGGCCTGTATAAACCTTGGCCCATGCAATACTGGTTGCGCCCAAGGAGCGAAAAGTAGTGTTGACGTAACATATTTACCTGCTGCTCGATTACAGGGTGTCAACATTCTTACTGAATGCCGAGTTCTAGAAATTATATTGAATCCTAAGGGGCTGGCTGAGGGTGTTCTCTATGCAGATGCTTCTGGGTCGCAACATCTTCTGAGGGCCCGAGTAGTTATAGTTGCTTGTAGTGGTATTGGCACACCACGCCTACTATTAAATTCCAAGTCTACCGCATTCCCAGATGGGCTCATAAATGATACTGGTTTAGTCGGGCGAAATTTAATGTTACACCCTTTGGCATATGTTGAGGGCGTCTTCGATGTTGATATGCGTTCTAGTATTGGGCCCCATGGATGCTGTATCTTGAGTCAACAGTTTTATGAGACGGATATATCCAGAGATTTTCAAAGAGGGTATACCATGCAAGTATTGCGCGGAGCACCACCATTAGAGACTGCTATAACTGGCTACTTTATGAGACACATACCCATTGGACCTGATCATCACAAAATTTTTACATCAGTCTTTAATCGAACCGCTGGGATAGCAGTTATCTCAGAAGATTTGCCAGAATTGCATAACCGTATTGAGCTTGATTTGGAGCACAGTGACTCTTCAGGAATGCCAGGGGTAAAGGTTTATTACGCTCTCGGGGAGAATACTAAGAAAATGCTCAAACATGGAATTGATATGAGCAAAAGAGTATTAGAAGCATCTGGAGCCAAGGTAATTTCTGCATTTGCGCCCGTGAAACATACTGGCTGGCACTTAATGGGAACAGTTCGAATGGGGGATGATCCGAAAGTATCGGTAGTTAATAAGTATGGCCAAGCTCATGCGGTTAAAAATATTTTTGTTGTTGATAGTAGTATTTTTGTGACCTCAGGAGCTGTAAATCCCGTTGCAACTGCGCAAGCTCTCACGTTACACGCATGCGAGTATTTAAATAAAAATCTCGAGAGCTTAGTCGGTTAA